One genomic region from Ignavibacteriales bacterium encodes:
- the fliG gene encoding flagellar motor switch protein FliG, giving the protein MNNPIKQETVQLSEIAGVQKAALLLIALNIETASTVFKYLDPEQVEKISAEISRVKNIPSTTVDRVMQDFYDMVTAREYVLEGGLEYAQAVLEKSFGPSKAVEIIERVRTLTTLKGFDVLKKAESTQLVNFLSKEHPQTIALILCHLSPDQTAEALKELPEPFRSDVAYRIATLGKVSPHTLKQIERVVDEMAGSTMSQSVSKVGGTKTLATILNRLNVSMSKDILDKMDGRDSEVALEIKRLMFLFEDIINIQDKDIQKILKEVDRKDLALSLKVTDEKLKDKIFANMSERAADLLKEELQFMGMVKLKEVEIAQAKIIDVVKSLEETGEISLNLQGGKEEVYV; this is encoded by the coding sequence ATGAATAATCCAATAAAGCAAGAAACAGTTCAACTTTCAGAAATAGCGGGTGTCCAAAAAGCAGCCTTACTTTTGATAGCCTTGAATATTGAAACTGCGTCAACAGTTTTTAAATATCTTGATCCTGAACAGGTCGAAAAAATTTCGGCAGAAATATCACGAGTAAAAAATATTCCCTCAACAACTGTTGATAGGGTGATGCAGGATTTTTACGATATGGTTACCGCGCGCGAGTATGTACTTGAAGGCGGATTGGAATATGCTCAAGCTGTTTTAGAAAAATCATTTGGACCTTCCAAGGCCGTTGAAATAATTGAACGAGTAAGAACTCTTACTACTTTAAAAGGTTTTGATGTTCTTAAAAAAGCTGAATCTACTCAGCTTGTAAATTTTTTAAGTAAAGAACACCCACAGACAATTGCATTAATACTTTGTCATTTAAGTCCGGATCAAACAGCGGAAGCACTAAAGGAATTGCCTGAACCTTTTAGATCCGATGTTGCTTACAGAATTGCAACGCTTGGAAAAGTTTCACCACACACATTAAAACAAATTGAGCGTGTTGTTGATGAAATGGCTGGCTCTACAATGAGTCAATCTGTAAGTAAAGTCGGTGGAACAAAAACGCTTGCAACAATTCTTAATCGATTGAATGTATCTATGAGTAAAGATATTCTAGATAAAATGGATGGGCGCGATAGTGAAGTAGCGCTTGAGATTAAAAGATTGATGTTCTTGTTTGAAGATATTATAAACATTCAGGATAAAGACATTCAAAAAATTCTTAAAGAAGTTGATCGAAAAGATCTTGCATTATCACTAAAAGTAACTGACGAAAAACTTAAAGATAAAATCTTTGCAAATATGTCTGAACGTGCAGCGGATCTTCTTAAAGAAGAGTTACAGTTTATGGGCATGGTAAAATTAAAAGAAGTTGAAATAGCACAAGCAAAAATCATTGATGTTGTAAAAAGTCTTGAAGAAACAGGGGAAATTTCCTTGAACTTGCAAGGCGGCAAAGAGGAAGTTTATGTCTGA